In Acidimicrobiales bacterium, the genomic window TCGGAGTGACGGTCACCACCGGGTGCCCTCCCTGGAAGATCCACGAGTCCATCGTCGTGCGCGCCGGCTCGCCGCTGGCCGCCTCGATGGCGTCCCAGAGGTCGGTCGTCTCGGCGTTGCCGTGGCTGTGGTCGGCCAGATAGCGACCTATGCCCGATCGGAAGGGCTCGGCCCCGAGATAGCGCTCGAGCATGCGCAGCACTCCGGCGCCCTTCTCGTAGGTGAGGATGTCGAACATGCCCTCGGCTTCCTCCGGGCGCTCGACCGGGAACTCGATCGGGCGCGTCGAGGAGAGGCCGTCGGTCCGCATGGCCGCGGCGCGCGACAGCCCGAAGGTGACCCACCGGTGCCAGTCGGGACGAAAGTCGTCGACGCACAGCAGCTCCATGAACGTGGCGAAGGCCTCGTTCAGCCACAGGCCGTTCCACCACCGCATCGTCACCAGGTCGCCGAACCACATGTGGGCGATCTCGTGGGAGATCACGTCCGCCACGCGCTCCAGCTCGACCCGCGAGGCGGCGGACGGGTCAATAAGCAGTACCGACTCCCGGAACGTCACTGCCCCGAGGTTCTCCATGGCCCCGAACGCGAAGTCGGGCAGGGCGATGAGGTCCAGCTTGTCGCTCGGGTACGGGATGCCGAACCACCGCGTGAAGAAGCGCAGGGCGTGGGCGCCGACCTCGAGCGCGAACGGCGTGAGGTGCTCCTTGCCCGGCACGTGGGCGATGCGCAGGGGGACGCCGTCGACGTCGACCGGGTCGGTCAGCTCGAGCGGGCCGACCACGAAGGCCACCAGGTAGGTCGACATGGGCATGGTGTCGGCGAAGCGCACCCGTCGCGCCCCGTCCCCGAGGTCGGTCTCCTCGGCCGCCGCGGTGTTGGAGATGGCGGTAAGACCGGCGTCGACGTCGAGGGTGATCGAGAAGACGGCCTTGCGGTCGGGCTCGTCCCAACACGGAAAGGCGCGCCGAGCATCGGTCGCCTCGAACTGGGTCGCGGCGATGACCCGTGGCGCGCCGTCGAGCTCGAAGGTGCTGCGGTAGAAGCCCCGCAGCTTGTCGTTGATCGTCCCCGAGAACGTGGTCCGCAGGGTCCACGGACCCGGTGTCGCCTCAGCGGACAGGGCGATCACCGCCCGCCCTGACTCCTCGTCCAGCTCGACGTTCCCGGACAGCACCGATCCGGTCTCGTTGACCAGCTCGGCGGACGCGATGGCAAGCTCGAGGGCGTTGAGGACGACCTGGCCGGTGGTCTCGTGCACGAGCACCTCGACCCGTTCCTCGCCGCTGAACGTGGCATTGACGAGGTCTGGGGAGATGACGAGCTCGTAGCGACGGGGCTCGACGCTGCGGGGGAGGCGGTGGGGGGTCTCTCGCGCTTGGGAAGTCTGCTCGGTCACCAGGCGGAGGCTAGTGGGACCGTCCGGGGGGCCGAACCGCCCACGCTATGGTCGGCGGGTGCCCGCCGCGCCGGATGCCACTGCCAACAGCACCATCGACGTCGCCACCGTCGGCAACGCCCTCGTCGACGTGCTGGCGCCCGTGGACGATGACATGGTCGCGGAGCTGGGGCTCGTCAAGGGCACGACGGCCCTCGTGGACCTGGCCGAGGCGGAGCGCCTCTACGCCGCCGCCCAGCCGATCGTCGAGGTTGCCGGCGGCTGCGCCGCGAACACCGCCGTCGGGGCATCCAGCCTCGGGAGCCAGACCGCCTTCGTGGGTAAGGTGGCCGACGACCGCCTGGGTCGGCTGTTCGAGGCCGACATCAAGGCCGCCGGCGTCGACTACGCCACGGCGGTGGCCGCCGAAGGGGCCATGACGGGCCGGTGCCTCTCGCTCGTCACTCCGGACGCGGAGCGCACCATGTGCACGTATCTGGGGGCGGCGGCCCAGCTGCGACCCCAGGACGTCGACACGGCGCACCTACGGCGGGCCCGCATCACCTACCTCGAGGGATTTCTCTGGGACAGCCCCGACGCCGACCGGACGCTCGACGAGGTCATGGCCCAGGTCCACCGGTCGGGAGGTCTGGTCGCTCTCAGCCTGTCGGACCCGTTCTGCGTCGAGCGCCACGGCGACGCCTTCCGACAGCTCCTCGGCAACCAGGTCGACGCGCTGTTCGCCAACGAGGCCGAGATCACCCTGCTGCTGGGCGTGGACGACATCGACGCGGCGGTCGAGGCGATCCGTCCTCTCGGTATCCTCGCCGCCCTGACCAGGGGAGCGGAGGGATCGACGGTCGTAAAGGATGACGAGCGCGTCGACGTCGAGGCCTATCCCGTCGACAAGGTCGTGGACGTCACCGGCGCCGGGGACCTGTACGCCGCAGGCTTCCTCCACGGCCTGACCCATCGGGTGGGCCTGCCGGGCTGCGCCCGGTTGGCGAGCCTGGCGGCCAGCGAGATCATCAGCCATCTCGGCGCCCGTCCCGAGGTGCCGCTCCGTCCGCTGGCCCAGGAGGCCGGTCTGCTCCCCTGAGTTGTCGGCGGCCTCGCCGACCCGGGCAAGGCCCCATCCCGCCGCCGGCCGTGCGCTCCTCAGTGGTCGGCTTCGTCGCCCACCTGGCCGGGCGGCAGGAAGCTCAGCTCGAGGTCACCCAGGCGGACCAGTGTGGATGAGACCCACCGGGCGAGGGCGCCCACGTGAGTGTCGAGGGACGACGGGTCCTCGAGGGCGGTCTCGTCGAGGCGGTAGGTCCCCTCGTAGGAGATCTCGATGGCGGCGCGGGGCCGGTCGTTGTTGCGGTCGAACGCCTGCTCGATGGTCAG contains:
- a CDS encoding M1 family metallopeptidase gives rise to the protein MTEQTSQARETPHRLPRSVEPRRYELVISPDLVNATFSGEERVEVLVHETTGQVVLNALELAIASAELVNETGSVLSGNVELDEESGRAVIALSAEATPGPWTLRTTFSGTINDKLRGFYRSTFELDGAPRVIAATQFEATDARRAFPCWDEPDRKAVFSITLDVDAGLTAISNTAAAEETDLGDGARRVRFADTMPMSTYLVAFVVGPLELTDPVDVDGVPLRIAHVPGKEHLTPFALEVGAHALRFFTRWFGIPYPSDKLDLIALPDFAFGAMENLGAVTFRESVLLIDPSAASRVELERVADVISHEIAHMWFGDLVTMRWWNGLWLNEAFATFMELLCVDDFRPDWHRWVTFGLSRAAAMRTDGLSSTRPIEFPVERPEEAEGMFDILTYEKGAGVLRMLERYLGAEPFRSGIGRYLADHSHGNAETTDLWDAIEAASGEPARTTMDSWIFQGGHPVVTVTPSDGGQALALDQRPFRYLPEGADAGAIGSGWRVPVLLRAGVNGSVEHQRVLLDEGGATASFSGPVGWVVANAGGWGFYRVRYAGDLLARLTADLGRLDALERFNLVSDAWASSLAGLTPVADFVELAGGLRSEQDPDVWAVMLAALGFLDRVATDDERTKSEAFVRSLLTPAFRSVGWERAPDEGERTGTLRSTLLEALGTIGADFEVRERAARLHADFLADRAPLDPELAGAVVSVVASTGGEAEYDAFLERFRNPRTPQEEMRYLYALGRFEEPNLVARTLELSRSEVRTQNAPFVVQLLLGNRAGGPQAWAFVKERWEELLGRLPDNTIPRMVDGVSALWRPAELAADVHAFFAEHPLRSGQRTLQQTLERLDVNRAFAEREAPALGATLDRARQAGPTA
- a CDS encoding adenosine kinase, with protein sequence MPAAPDATANSTIDVATVGNALVDVLAPVDDDMVAELGLVKGTTALVDLAEAERLYAAAQPIVEVAGGCAANTAVGASSLGSQTAFVGKVADDRLGRLFEADIKAAGVDYATAVAAEGAMTGRCLSLVTPDAERTMCTYLGAAAQLRPQDVDTAHLRRARITYLEGFLWDSPDADRTLDEVMAQVHRSGGLVALSLSDPFCVERHGDAFRQLLGNQVDALFANEAEITLLLGVDDIDAAVEAIRPLGILAALTRGAEGSTVVKDDERVDVEAYPVDKVVDVTGAGDLYAAGFLHGLTHRVGLPGCARLASLAASEIISHLGARPEVPLRPLAQEAGLLP